In Comamonadaceae bacterium OS-1, a single window of DNA contains:
- the cheY_2 gene encoding chemotaxis protein CheY, with translation MTTTTPAAVLLIVDDSRVSRMMIRTLVQAKRPTWTLVEAASGDEALVLAATQTFTYCTMDINMPGILGTDAAEHLKRDHPGLRLALFSANIQESQKTRAAELGVKFVAKPVSEKSVTEALTFFESSL, from the coding sequence ATGACAACCACCACCCCTGCCGCTGTGCTGTTGATCGTAGACGACAGCCGGGTTTCGCGCATGATGATCCGCACCCTGGTGCAGGCCAAGCGGCCCACCTGGACTTTGGTAGAGGCCGCCAGCGGCGACGAGGCGCTGGTGCTGGCCGCCACCCAGACCTTCACGTATTGCACCATGGACATCAATATGCCCGGCATACTGGGTACCGATGCGGCCGAGCATCTCAAGCGCGACCACCCCGGTCTGCGCCTGGCGCTGTTTTCGGCCAACATCCAGGAAAGCCAGAAGACCCGGGCTGCCGAGCTGGGCGTGAAGTTTGTGGCCAAGCCTGTGAGTGAAAAAAGCGTGACCGAAGCACTTACTTTTTTTGAAAGTTCCCTGTGA
- a CDS encoding ISL3 family transposase ISIde1, whose amino-acid sequence MQEELFRQALGLTQPWDVERVALDVARSRIDLYVVWRASSAPCPACGAAEQKIHDHRGRSWRHLDFFQFEAYVHCELPRIACSACQGTTQLGVPWAREGSRFTLMFEALALTLAREMPVSACARILRCSDNALWRQIDAHVDLARAKESYADTHVIGIDETSCAKGHSYITLVHDLSKGQLIYATPGKDASTVQRFTEDFKTHQGKLEAIKVVCMDMSKAFIAGAAKYLPAAAVAFDGFHVVQLANKAVDAVRREEARDEGWLKKTRWCWLKDQAQWTAKERDKMDWMPHSRLKTARAWRIKEALRDIYANSRSDAAQSAQSLKKWLHWAQRSQLHPIKELAKTIKQHWAGILTAFEAAHLHTGYVEAVNSLLQAAKAKARGYGSTRHFIAMAFLIAGKLSHLPANPLRKARA is encoded by the coding sequence ATGCAAGAAGAGTTGTTTCGCCAAGCCCTGGGTCTGACGCAACCCTGGGATGTTGAACGCGTGGCCCTGGATGTGGCCCGCAGCCGAATTGACCTGTACGTAGTCTGGCGTGCCAGCAGTGCGCCATGCCCGGCCTGTGGCGCTGCCGAGCAAAAGATCCATGACCACCGCGGGCGCAGTTGGCGCCACCTGGACTTCTTCCAGTTCGAGGCCTACGTGCACTGTGAGCTGCCGCGTATTGCGTGTAGCGCCTGCCAGGGCACCACCCAACTGGGCGTGCCCTGGGCCCGCGAAGGCAGCCGTTTCACCCTCATGTTCGAGGCCTTGGCCCTGACGCTGGCGCGCGAGATGCCGGTCTCGGCCTGTGCGCGCATCCTGCGCTGCTCGGATAACGCCTTGTGGCGGCAAATCGATGCCCACGTGGATCTGGCGCGCGCCAAAGAAAGCTACGCCGATACACACGTCATCGGCATCGATGAGACCTCCTGCGCCAAAGGTCACAGCTACATCACGCTGGTGCACGACCTGTCCAAAGGCCAACTGATCTACGCCACACCGGGCAAAGATGCCAGCACGGTGCAGCGCTTTACAGAAGACTTCAAAACCCACCAAGGCAAGCTCGAGGCCATCAAGGTGGTCTGCATGGACATGTCCAAAGCCTTCATCGCCGGGGCGGCCAAGTATCTACCTGCTGCGGCAGTGGCCTTTGACGGCTTCCACGTCGTGCAGCTGGCCAACAAGGCCGTGGACGCAGTGCGGCGCGAAGAAGCCAGAGATGAGGGCTGGCTGAAGAAGACGCGCTGGTGCTGGCTCAAAGACCAAGCCCAGTGGACGGCCAAAGAGCGGGACAAGATGGACTGGATGCCCCACAGCCGCCTGAAGACGGCACGGGCGTGGCGCATCAAGGAGGCGCTGCGCGACATCTATGCAAACAGCCGCTCAGACGCAGCCCAGAGTGCGCAGTCTTTGAAGAAGTGGCTGCACTGGGCGCAGCGCTCCCAGCTGCACCCGATCAAGGAGTTGGCCAAGACCATCAAACAGCACTGGGCGGGCATCCTCACGGCGTTTGAGGCAGCCCACTTGCACACCGGCTATGTGGAGGCCGTGAATTCGTTGCTGCAAGCGGCCAAAGCCAAGGCGCGCGGCTACGGCTCAACCCGCCACTTCATCGCCATGGCCTTCTTGATCGCGGGCAAGCTCTCTCACCTACCCGCCAATCCGCTGCGCAAGGCAAGGGCTTGA
- the codA gene encoding cytosine deaminase, with protein MLDLLVTHATLPDGRTGMSIAVQNGRITEVAFGLDAPAQKTVDAQGQLVSPPFVDAHFHMDATLSYGLPRVNQSGTLLEGIALWGELKPDLTQEALVQRALAYCDWAVGKGLLAIRSHVDICDPRLLAVEALLEVKHLVAPYLDLQLVAFPQDGALRDPQAMDKLRRALDMGVDVVGGIPHFERTMADGALSVKLLCELAAEQGKLVDMHCDESDDPMSRHIETLTYETQRLGLQGRVTGSHLTSMHSMDNYFVSKLLPLMAEAQVHVVSNPLINITLQGRGDTYPKRRGMTRVPEMMAHGLTVALGQDCVMDPWYSLGSGDMLEVASMGLHVAQMTSQAAMRQCFDAVTVNPAKILHLDGYGLEPGCWADFVLLQAQDPVEAIRLRATRLQVYKRGKLISQTPAATASLQLPGRPAQTDWQLRKAG; from the coding sequence ATGCTCGACCTTCTCGTTACCCACGCTACTTTGCCCGACGGACGCACCGGGATGTCGATTGCCGTCCAGAATGGCCGCATCACGGAAGTGGCTTTTGGCCTGGATGCACCCGCGCAGAAGACGGTCGATGCCCAAGGCCAACTGGTCAGCCCGCCGTTTGTCGATGCGCATTTCCACATGGATGCCACGCTGAGCTACGGCTTGCCCCGCGTGAACCAGAGCGGCACCCTGCTCGAAGGCATTGCCTTGTGGGGCGAGCTCAAGCCCGACCTGACCCAGGAAGCCCTGGTGCAGCGCGCCCTGGCCTACTGCGATTGGGCGGTGGGCAAGGGCCTGCTGGCCATCCGCAGCCATGTGGACATCTGCGATCCGCGCCTGCTGGCCGTCGAAGCCCTGCTGGAAGTCAAGCACCTGGTCGCGCCCTACCTGGACCTGCAGTTGGTGGCTTTTCCGCAAGACGGTGCCCTGCGCGACCCGCAGGCCATGGACAAGCTCAGACGCGCACTCGACATGGGCGTGGACGTGGTCGGCGGAATCCCCCACTTCGAGCGCACCATGGCAGACGGGGCGCTGAGCGTGAAACTGCTGTGCGAGTTGGCCGCCGAACAGGGCAAACTGGTAGACATGCACTGTGACGAGTCCGACGACCCGATGTCACGCCACATCGAAACCTTGACCTATGAGACCCAGCGCCTGGGTCTGCAGGGCCGCGTCACCGGCTCGCACCTGACCTCCATGCATAGCATGGACAACTACTTTGTGAGCAAGTTGCTGCCACTGATGGCCGAGGCGCAGGTGCATGTGGTCAGCAACCCGCTGATCAACATCACCCTGCAAGGCCGGGGCGATACCTACCCCAAGCGCCGCGGCATGACCCGCGTGCCCGAAATGATGGCCCACGGCCTGACCGTCGCCCTGGGCCAGGACTGCGTGATGGACCCCTGGTACAGCCTGGGCAGTGGCGACATGCTGGAAGTGGCCAGCATGGGCCTGCACGTGGCCCAGATGACCAGCCAGGCGGCCATGCGCCAGTGCTTTGATGCCGTCACGGTCAATCCGGCGAAGATCTTGCATCTGGACGGCTACGGCCTGGAGCCCGGTTGCTGGGCCGACTTTGTGCTGCTACAGGCGCAAGACCCGGTGGAAGCCATCCGCCTGCGCGCCACCCGGCTGCAGGTCTACAAGCGCGGCAAGCTGATATCCCAGACCCCGGCGGCCACCGCCAGCCTGCAGCTGCCGGGACGGCCCGCCCAGACCGACTGGCAGCTGCGCAAGGCAGGCTGA
- the ompA_3 gene encoding outer membrane protein A — protein MPAGLQAVDALAVQLRKVVGLRQVVVTGHADSTGAPGYNQRLALARADTVRNLLVMRGVDASKVEVLSLGDTQPVVTDCQGGGGTAAWKAYTACLQPNRRVEIGWLQAPD, from the coding sequence GTGCCCGCAGGCCTGCAGGCCGTCGACGCGTTAGCCGTGCAGTTGCGCAAGGTGGTCGGGCTGCGGCAGGTGGTGGTGACCGGGCACGCCGACAGCACCGGCGCGCCGGGCTACAACCAGCGCCTGGCCCTGGCCCGGGCCGACACGGTGCGCAACCTGCTCGTGATGCGCGGTGTCGATGCCAGCAAGGTGGAGGTGCTCTCTCTGGGCGACACCCAGCCGGTGGTCACCGATTGCCAAGGGGGTGGGGGGACCGCCGCCTGGAAGGCCTACACAGCATGCCTGCAACCCAACCGCCGGGTAGAGATCGGGTGGCTGCAAGCCCCTGACTAA
- the cheC gene encoding cheY-P phosphatase CheC, whose product MTLSELQLDALTEVFNVGAGQAAASLSEIVGDEVLLSVPRIQFFDRTDVNAEMLSLNGGRLGAVRQKFGGPFSLDATLLFREEKALEIVQEMLGSQVSVEDLVDYEHEAMCELGNVILNACLSAIADMLGINLSSTLPEYSVDGADTVIGKLMSDETQPVVLVLHIDLTIEKRDTQGYLVFLLSASSLEGLLAALDAFLSRI is encoded by the coding sequence ATGACCCTGTCTGAGCTGCAGCTGGATGCCTTGACCGAGGTATTTAACGTCGGTGCAGGCCAGGCCGCCGCCAGTCTGAGCGAAATTGTGGGTGATGAGGTGCTGTTGTCGGTGCCACGCATCCAGTTTTTTGACCGCACCGATGTGAACGCCGAAATGCTTTCGCTCAACGGCGGGCGCCTGGGCGCGGTACGGCAAAAGTTTGGCGGTCCGTTCAGCCTGGATGCCACGCTGTTGTTTCGCGAAGAAAAGGCGTTGGAAATCGTGCAGGAGATGCTGGGTTCGCAGGTGAGCGTGGAAGACCTGGTGGACTACGAGCACGAGGCCATGTGCGAGCTGGGTAACGTGATCCTGAACGCCTGCCTGTCGGCGATTGCCGACATGCTCGGCATCAACCTGAGCAGCACCCTGCCCGAGTATTCGGTGGACGGCGCCGACACGGTGATTGGCAAGCTGATGTCCGATGAGACCCAGCCCGTGGTGCTGGTCCTGCACATCGACCTGACCATTGAGAAGCGCGACACCCAGGGCTACCTGGTGTTCCTGCTCAGCGCCAGCTCGCTGGAGGGGCTGCTCGCGGCCCTGGACGCATTTCTGTCGCGCATTTGA